Proteins found in one Oculatellaceae cyanobacterium genomic segment:
- a CDS encoding alpha-amylase family glycosyl hydrolase has product MASSIEFNLFAPNNKAAMLIGSFSDGKEIFMRKCDDGYFRTNIELEDGVYQYKFLVQSKSPSFEPDQWVEVVDPYATDVDDRNNVAIAHIKDGKRIVDTYIWQHDDQPLPGNHELVIYEMHVADFSGDDPQVRAKFNHVTEKLDYLSELGVNAIELMPVNEYPGDYSWGYKVRHFFATETSYGSTEDLKRLIDECHARGIRVILDGIYNHCDEGCPLLQIDRDYWFYHDKHYPDDPANYWGPEFNYDNYDQNLNIRPAWKYIGEVVRFWIEEFHIDGIRFDAVRQLNNYDFFNWITQEAKQAAGNKPFYNIAEHIPDTADIVAPKGPLDGCWHESFRIFIIENITGDTFDLGRIKEVLDAKIQGYQGATSVVNYLASHDRDHLMAEEGFRTLNHQAVIKQAKLGAVMLMTAMGTPMLWMGEEFGETTRETPNQQNKLHWSLLNQELNRSLFEYYKNLIALRKSNQALHTDNIEFFHENNESKVIAYTRWNDQGDRVVVVANFSDQCIAGYKIPNFPAAGTWHEWTSNIDIEVGDNLIIDLPEYEAKVFVWN; this is encoded by the coding sequence ATGGCAAGTTCAATCGAATTCAATTTATTCGCTCCGAATAACAAAGCAGCAATGTTAATAGGATCTTTTTCTGATGGGAAAGAGATTTTTATGAGAAAATGTGACGATGGCTATTTCCGCACTAATATTGAACTTGAAGATGGAGTTTATCAATATAAATTCCTTGTTCAGTCAAAAAGCCCGTCTTTTGAGCCAGATCAATGGGTGGAAGTTGTAGATCCTTATGCAACAGACGTAGATGATCGTAATAATGTGGCGATCGCACACATTAAAGATGGTAAAAGAATTGTTGATACATATATCTGGCAACACGACGACCAGCCGCTACCAGGCAATCATGAGTTAGTGATCTACGAAATGCACGTAGCCGACTTTTCCGGTGATGATCCGCAGGTTCGGGCTAAGTTTAACCACGTTACAGAAAAATTAGATTATTTGAGTGAACTAGGTGTTAATGCGATCGAATTGATGCCAGTGAACGAGTATCCAGGCGATTATAGCTGGGGATATAAAGTCAGACACTTTTTTGCTACAGAAACCAGCTATGGTTCTACTGAAGACTTAAAGCGGTTGATTGATGAGTGTCACGCCAGAGGCATTCGCGTGATTTTAGATGGAATTTATAACCACTGCGATGAAGGATGCCCTTTATTACAGATCGATCGCGATTATTGGTTTTACCATGATAAGCACTATCCCGACGATCCAGCCAATTACTGGGGGCCAGAGTTTAACTATGACAACTACGATCAAAACCTGAATATTCGCCCTGCTTGGAAGTATATCGGAGAAGTAGTACGTTTCTGGATTGAGGAATTTCATATAGACGGCATTCGCTTCGATGCAGTCCGCCAATTAAATAACTACGATTTTTTCAACTGGATCACTCAAGAAGCTAAACAAGCCGCAGGCAACAAACCGTTTTACAATATTGCCGAACATATTCCCGACACCGCAGATATTGTTGCCCCCAAAGGCCCCCTAGATGGCTGCTGGCATGAAAGCTTTCGGATTTTCATTATTGAAAATATTACTGGGGATACCTTCGATCTAGGGCGAATTAAGGAAGTTCTGGATGCCAAAATCCAAGGTTATCAAGGTGCAACCAGCGTTGTAAATTACTTAGCAAGCCACGATCGCGATCACTTAATGGCAGAGGAAGGCTTTCGCACTCTAAATCATCAAGCAGTGATTAAGCAAGCTAAATTAGGGGCTGTAATGTTGATGACGGCAATGGGAACACCAATGCTGTGGATGGGTGAAGAATTTGGTGAAACTACTCGCGAAACTCCTAACCAGCAAAATAAACTGCACTGGTCTTTATTAAACCAAGAACTCAACCGCAGTTTATTTGAGTATTACAAAAACTTAATTGCCTTACGCAAAAGCAATCAAGCACTCCATACCGATAATATTGAATTTTTCCATGAAAACAATGAATCAAAAGTGATTGCCTATACTCGTTGGAACGATCAAGGCGATCGCGTAGTAGTCGTTGCTAATTTTTCGGATCAATGTATAGCAGGTTACAAAATTCCCAACTTTCCTGCTGCTGGAACTTGGCACGAGTGGACTAGCAATATTGATATTGAAGTTGGGGATAACTTAATCATCGACTTGCCAGAGTACGAAGCAAAAGTTTTTGTGTGGAATTGA
- the mltG gene encoding endolytic transglycosylase MltG: MNAVKPTFKWLYLLAIPPILLGIVAFFGWSWWSQETAPPLVDAQSNSTPGKTVQIQIPQGTASQQIGRQLENAGLIRSTQAWKLWTSWLSFNNKQGGFKSGVYRLSPTQSLPEIADQIWNGKVVQLDYTIPEGWSLQQMANYFESIGFFKAEDFLAATRDIPKEQFSWLPDNLPHLEGFLYPDTYKIASDSITPKLIVRQMLKEFERVALPVYQQAQSSTNFSLLEWVTLGSIVEKEAVIAEERPRIAGVFTARLKQGITLGSDPTVEYGLGIKQTKDQPLTYAQVKIPSPYNTYINPGLPPGPIASPGLSSLKAVLNPENTDYLYFVARYDGTHIFSRTLREHNAAIAAVRQQQSR; encoded by the coding sequence ATGAATGCTGTAAAGCCCACATTTAAGTGGTTGTACCTGCTAGCTATACCACCAATACTGTTGGGTATAGTTGCTTTTTTTGGCTGGTCTTGGTGGAGCCAGGAAACTGCCCCGCCTCTAGTAGATGCACAATCAAACTCTACGCCTGGGAAGACGGTACAAATCCAAATCCCACAAGGAACGGCAAGCCAACAAATTGGTCGCCAGCTAGAGAATGCTGGTTTAATTCGCTCTACCCAAGCTTGGAAGCTGTGGACATCCTGGTTGTCGTTTAACAATAAGCAGGGTGGCTTTAAGTCTGGTGTTTATCGACTTTCACCTACCCAGTCTTTACCAGAAATTGCCGATCAAATCTGGAACGGTAAGGTGGTACAGCTAGACTACACCATCCCCGAAGGCTGGTCTTTACAGCAGATGGCTAATTACTTTGAATCTATTGGTTTTTTTAAAGCCGAAGATTTTCTGGCTGCAACCCGTGATATTCCTAAAGAGCAGTTTTCCTGGTTACCAGATAATTTGCCCCACTTAGAAGGGTTTTTATATCCAGATACTTACAAAATAGCTAGTGATAGCATTACCCCCAAACTAATTGTCCGTCAGATGCTCAAAGAGTTTGAGCGGGTAGCACTGCCAGTCTATCAACAAGCTCAAAGTAGTACCAATTTTAGTCTCCTAGAATGGGTAACTCTAGGTAGTATTGTAGAAAAAGAAGCAGTAATTGCAGAAGAGCGTCCTCGGATTGCTGGTGTGTTTACTGCCCGTCTAAAACAGGGAATCACGTTAGGATCTGATCCAACTGTTGAGTATGGGTTAGGAATTAAGCAAACTAAGGATCAGCCGTTGACTTACGCGCAGGTGAAAATTCCTTCTCCATACAACACATATATAAACCCAGGATTACCACCAGGCCCGATCGCTAGTCCTGGTTTGAGCAGTTTAAAAGCAGTTTTGAATCCCGAAAATACAGATTATCTCTATTTTGTGGCTCGTTATGATGGTACGCACATTTTTAGCCGTACTCTACGAGAACATAATGCGGCGATCGCGGCAGTTCGACAACAGCAATCTCGTTAA
- a CDS encoding YqeG family HAD IIIA-type phosphatase, with the protein MPWAEFLQPNLIVEGSVLNLTPEILQQYHLRGLVLDVDDTLVPVKSTQASETLLLWVEQIRQVATLWLVSNNLSETRISNIAKALNVPYLLGAGKPSRRKLRQAVTEMNLPVEQVAMVGDRLFTDVLAGNRLGMFTILVEPMVDPAAAARKYPIRNFEVWFSQTLGVSLTAKQQKLTNCE; encoded by the coding sequence ATGCCTTGGGCAGAATTTTTACAGCCAAACTTGATTGTAGAAGGTTCGGTGCTAAATTTGACACCGGAAATTTTACAGCAATATCACCTTAGAGGTTTGGTATTAGATGTGGATGACACTTTAGTACCAGTAAAATCTACCCAAGCTTCTGAAACATTACTACTTTGGGTAGAACAAATTCGACAGGTGGCAACATTATGGCTGGTAAGTAACAACCTCAGCGAAACTAGAATTAGTAACATTGCCAAAGCCCTAAATGTGCCTTACTTACTTGGCGCTGGTAAACCATCCCGACGCAAGTTGCGACAGGCAGTTACAGAAATGAATTTGCCAGTGGAACAAGTGGCGATGGTAGGCGATCGCTTATTTACAGATGTCCTTGCTGGTAACAGATTAGGGATGTTTACTATTCTGGTTGAGCCAATGGTTGATCCGGCAGCGGCGGCACGTAAATATCCTATACGCAATTTTGAAGTCTGGTTTTCTCAAACCTTGGGTGTTTCACTTACTGCCAAGCAACAAAAGTTAACTAATTGTGAATAA
- the proB gene encoding glutamate 5-kinase, which yields MSEIIVVKIGTSSLTQADGRLAVSAIATLAETLTNLRSSGYGVVLVSSGAVGVGCARLGLKERPRMMALKQAVAAVGQGRLMRVYDDFFTALEQPIAQVLLTRSTFGERTSYVNAYNTFHELLRLGVIPIVNENDTVAVEELKFGDNDTLSALVANLIEADWLFLLTDVDRLYSADPRTFPDAQPIIMVNNLEELEELQVQTGDRGSKWGTGGMVTKITAARIATRAGIRTVITQGQHPQNIQKILQGESIGTQFAPQTRTNNARKRWIAHGLISNGKLYLDVGAIYAIAQAGKSLLAAGITNVYGEFQASDAVQLCDAQGSEIARGIVNYSSSELQQIKGHRSEEIPAILGYVGVETVVHRDNLVITN from the coding sequence ATGTCTGAAATAATAGTTGTAAAAATTGGCACTTCTAGCCTGACCCAAGCTGACGGGAGATTAGCTGTATCCGCGATCGCTACTTTAGCTGAAACTCTTACCAATCTCAGGTCATCAGGCTATGGCGTGGTGTTAGTTTCTTCTGGCGCTGTGGGAGTTGGCTGTGCCAGATTGGGACTCAAAGAGCGTCCTCGGATGATGGCGCTAAAACAAGCAGTAGCAGCAGTCGGTCAAGGGCGCTTGATGCGGGTTTATGACGATTTCTTTACAGCACTAGAACAACCAATTGCCCAAGTTCTCCTTACGCGCAGCACTTTTGGAGAACGCACCAGCTATGTCAATGCCTACAATACCTTTCACGAATTACTGCGGTTAGGCGTAATTCCGATTGTGAACGAGAATGACACTGTAGCTGTAGAGGAATTGAAGTTTGGCGATAATGATACTCTCTCCGCCTTGGTTGCTAACTTAATCGAGGCAGACTGGCTATTTTTACTAACTGATGTAGACAGACTATATTCTGCTGATCCGCGCACTTTTCCTGATGCTCAACCAATCATAATGGTGAACAATCTGGAGGAATTAGAAGAATTACAGGTGCAAACAGGCGATCGCGGTTCTAAATGGGGTACTGGTGGTATGGTCACTAAAATTACAGCCGCTAGAATTGCCACCCGTGCAGGTATTCGGACTGTAATTACTCAAGGACAACATCCTCAGAATATTCAGAAAATATTGCAAGGAGAATCTATCGGCACGCAGTTTGCACCCCAAACCCGTACCAACAACGCCCGCAAACGCTGGATAGCTCACGGACTGATTAGCAATGGTAAATTGTATTTAGATGTCGGAGCGATTTATGCGATCGCTCAGGCTGGCAAATCTTTGTTAGCTGCTGGCATTACTAACGTCTATGGCGAATTTCAAGCCTCAGATGCCGTGCAATTATGTGATGCCCAAGGAAGTGAAATTGCTAGGGGAATTGTCAACTACAGCAGCAGTGAACTACAGCAAATTAAGGGGCATCGCTCAGAAGAAATCCCCGCGATTCTGGGTTATGTCGGTGTGGAAACAGTTGTCCACAGAGATAACCTTGTGATTACTAATTAG
- a CDS encoding DUF3727 domain-containing protein, with protein sequence MPSSPKFEDNDSFEPVSVTLRDAATGRSLSCYIEHSLEVEGTLYLLLLPVDSPIEIVAWNEDGEQEATLVEDEPELDRIFADAQAVLAEQNLTLKRTAHTLTVAGEIPEVVEEDILTIEMEEEGSEIEPEEFQLLANFYHEEQEYGVYTPLDPLLFFARENQDGNPELLSPEEFKKVQPLLEEMLFDELE encoded by the coding sequence ATGCCCTCATCCCCAAAATTTGAAGATAATGATTCCTTTGAACCTGTATCTGTCACTCTGAGAGATGCAGCAACAGGGCGATCGCTCTCATGTTACATTGAGCATTCCTTAGAAGTAGAGGGTACTTTATACCTGCTACTGCTACCTGTAGATTCGCCCATAGAAATTGTTGCCTGGAACGAAGATGGCGAACAAGAAGCCACCCTCGTCGAGGACGAACCAGAACTAGATCGCATCTTTGCTGATGCTCAAGCAGTTCTAGCAGAGCAAAATCTCACCCTCAAGCGCACTGCCCATACTCTTACTGTTGCTGGTGAAATTCCAGAAGTAGTAGAAGAAGACATTCTAACTATAGAGATGGAAGAGGAAGGTAGTGAAATCGAGCCTGAAGAATTTCAGCTTTTAGCTAACTTCTACCATGAAGAGCAAGAGTACGGTGTTTATACACCTCTTGATCCGTTGCTGTTCTTTGCACGCGAAAATCAAGATGGTAATCCAGAGTTACTTTCCCCAGAAGAATTTAAAAAAGTCCAACCACTACTAGAAGAAATGCTCTTTGATGAGTTGGAATAG